The window ATTGCATTTTTTATACTCTGTTTTCTTGGTTTTAGAATGTTTAAAGAGGCCTGTAGTAAAGAGGAGTGTGAGTATCTTAAGATAGGATTTAAGACCATTTTGTATGGGGCATTTGCTACTAGTGTGGATGCTCTTGCCGTTGGTGTCACACTTAGCTTTGAAGAGATAAATATCTTTCAAAGCTCGCTCATCATCGGTGTAGTCTGCTTTGCATTAAGTTTGATTGCTTTTTATATAGGTAAATTTATGGGTGAAATTTTAGAGAAAAAGGCGCTATTTTTAGGCGGAGCAATATTAATTTTTCTAGGTTTTAAAATTTTAATAACGCATTTAATTGAAAGCGGCACAGTTCAATAAAAATTTAAAATAGCAATTAAAAATAATATTTAAGATTAACTATATTTTAAAGCTTATATGGATAAGATTTTGATTTTTAGAAGTGGTGACCCATACGAGACTCGAACTCGTGTTACCGCCGTGAAAGGGCGATGTCCTAACCGCTAGACGAATGGGCCACATGTCGGTTATGAAGTTGGGATTATATTTCTTTTATACTTAATTTTAGATTAATAAGGAAAAATTTTTGAAAAATTTTTTATTTACTTTGTTATCTGTTTTTATTTTTACAGGTTGTGTAGCTACCAAAACACCGCAAAATTCACAAGCTTTTCAAGTTACTTTATTTTCTCCGATGATCAAGATAAATGACGTTGGATTTTTCCATAAATATAAAAATGAGCTAAATTTGCAAATTTATAGTTCTGGTGTAAACACCGCAAACATAAACATAAGAGATAAAATTTGCATAAATAATGCTTGTTTTAACAAGACTGAGTTTAATGAGAAATTTTTTCTAGCCCCGCATTATGAGAGCCTTTTTGAGGAAATTTTGCAAAAAGAAAAGATTTATGATGGCAAAGGCTTGATAAATACGGAGTGTGGTTTTAGCCAAGATCTAAGTTCATATTTTATAAAATACGAGGTTTGCGACAACTACGTCAAATTTGTAGATAGCAAAAACAAAATAAGAGTGATAATAAAAGAGTTAAAATGAGATACATAGGAGCTCACGTAAGTGCGGCTGGAGGTGTGTTCAATGCTCCGTTAAATGCTGCAAAAATAGGAGCAAATGCCTTTGCGCTTTTTACAAAAAATCAACGCCAGTGGAATGCAAAAGAGCTAAGTGCTAGTGAAATAGAGCGGTTTAAGGAAAATCTAAAA of the Campylobacter concisus genome contains:
- a CDS encoding manganese efflux pump MntP yields the protein MQLLLLSFALSMDSAALNMANGARYKNLALNKILFIAFMLGFFQFLMPLFGYLLGVSFAKFISSVDHFIAFFILCFLGFRMFKEACSKEECEYLKIGFKTILYGAFATSVDALAVGVTLSFEEINIFQSSLIIGVVCFALSLIAFYIGKFMGEILEKKALFLGGAILIFLGFKILITHLIESGTVQ